aaccacccccgtggcccatgggggtggttcggccaccccaagggcaaaatgggaagcaaaaaaaattgaggattttgccttgagggtggccgaaccacccctaggcCTAGGGGTGAGCGCGGGCCGAATTGGACCGAATTTGCATGTTTCCCACAAATCGCCCCGcagtgaacgggtttgaaaatcgaaattcgcaacccgcatagtgaatggtcaacccACTGGACCTTGAGTAGCGCGGATcgggaggtttttttttttttttttttgggcctaaaactagaaaaaataattcacaatcttgttaacccagttcaaattttgaaaattccaattgaatcaacctcaccagcaaacaagaagaaagaaccagaattaccaacaaacccaactgtaaagaacttttttattcttttatgtgattgtagATTAAATGGGCATGTGTATTTGAGAATATAGAGATGTAAGTGTATATAAGAATtgaataagaatagagatgaaaaGGATAGTGCAGAACTgtattgaatgaaatcaaaggtacacaatCTAGGCAATTCGTgactctaataatttttttggagaaaatttgatgaaatcaaaggcacacccctagtcgtgactcttataatttttttggagaaaatttgatgaaatcaaatgCACACCCCTAATCATGACTTATAATTGTTTTGGGGAAAATTTGATGGTATGAGCATAAAGAGATTGCGGgtgggaaaaaaatttaataccgcaacccaccccataaatcacgggttggcatatttagggtccgcacttttttagaaatgtcttatatccGTTATTGACGGGGCTGGTTGGTGTAGGGCGGGGCGGGTTCGTGGGTACGGGTGGGTTTTCCACACCCGTACCCAGGCCAAATGGGTTGGCTGGCCACCCTCTTGTGGcccaaaaggggtggctgagccacccttaaaatttttttttaaaaaaaaaaacctcaaaattaaaaaagaaaaaataaaaaaaaggtatggCCACATATCACATTTTGAATTGTGCAACGTGACGCTGACGTGGATTTCtgttagttttggatgaaaaaatagacggaggtaccatttgcaTATTTTCCCATGGCACAGGTATCACtaatgataaaaagtaaaactaaaggggcaaaaaataaagtttgcaaaccacATGGGACAATTTTgcatttaaccctaattaattatcataataagtTTTGTCTTTgagtttgagattgcgatttcgtagacaaagtatgattttaaatcaaatcgtaaaaaataaaccttttgataattatgtttttaaaaaattgcaatttgaaaacatagaaaaatactttttcaaatcgcagatagtggaatatttttttgaaaacgcgaaattttaaatgctaacttacgattttaaaggccaaactgcaattttaaaaatcactttttcaaatcgcaaattcAAACCAATCCTTACTATAATTTTGCACTTGAGAATGTTAGCCTTATtccgaaaaaaaaagaaaaaaaaaaaaaagaagagtttttcttttctaatttcatGAATCTTTAGATATCCAAAGAGTGAAAAAATAACATAACTATATCATTTTCACTTGTCAATGACTCAACATACAAAAAACACCCAACTTATTccatgaatatataaatatacaaaattGGTGCATATAATTTATCTAATTTATAGGTAGGTCCATGTGATATTAAAATGAACTCATATGTTCTTAAgatattctaaaaaaattatttactctCTATAGTTAAATTTTGCTTACTGACTTAACAGATTTCGTTAGTGTAACATGCTACAGCTAATAAAATTGTGACACGTATCACAATTTTATTGGCTCTGACATGTTACATTAGTGAAATCTGTTAAGTTAGTAGACGGAATTTGATTCTAgggagtctttttttttttttttgtacttgaGGGACCTCTAAGTTTATTTTAATATCACAAGAAGGTAAATGCAAATCAGACAAACCACATGTACTGATTTCacatttcttttgaaaaaaaattaaaaaaatatgatagaTTTATTAATTTGCTGTAGAGAAATAAAAAGTCCAACGAATTGTGTAACACAATTAACATGGTTGAAGGGGTGCCAACGAATTCTACAGATTTTAGTTGATTTACTCAATTTCAAGTAGAAGTTAATAATCTCTAAGAGCACTAATAGCAGTTTTTCtaccattttattattatttttttcttcttctatatttagcgaataaaactattttttgctttcctatAAGTAAAATCTCAcaatagattcctttaattttctctatatcaattaaatattctatttttttttaccttattttattattttttttttctctttcttactcttcttcttcttcttcttcttcatctttttttttttttaatcttaattccAAAAGACTCGGCCGGCTACCGTCTTCCCACAGCCCAGTCCTCACCAGCACGTCGTCTCTATTATCTCCGACGGCGACCTCATCTCAACACGTCTCTGTCGACCTCTCCGATGGAATCCTGCGACTCAGGATCGACGAGGATCCTTCTCTGGTCCCACCCAAGAAGCGGTTCGAGGTCCTTGATGTGATCATCCCCAACTTCTCCAGCAAGAAGCTCTGGCTCTAGAAGGTTTCAACGGCAACGACACTGGCTGATTCAGCGACAACGGCGGCAAGAAACACTCCTTACGTTTTTCGGTAAACTTTTTCATCATCTCCTTCCATCGGATTCGGTGATGAAAATCTAGTCACTCTCCTCAACgagttacatatatatatatatatatatatatatatatatatatatatattattgcataTTCTTCCTCCTAGCAAAAACACAGATCAGAGAGCATGGTTCGGACATAGCCGCGAAGGAGACGAAGTGAAGGAGATGAAGTGATGTGTGAAGCTAGccgtgaaggagagagagagagtcaaagagccgggtttttttttattaaaaaaatttcattaggAAGCTACAATGCTAGTCAaccaaacaatataaatttggaatatttattgtgaggtaatttttgtaaaattttattctatatttaggaaagaaaACCTATATAAGAAGATTGATGCTATAGAAGTAATCCGCTGTAAATATGAGGTAATTGTTTCATGGGTACGATGAGTCTGACAGGTGCAGGTTGAAAAAGTATATGATATTGTACATTTTATTTGCTGCAACAATAGATACAAACATGGTACATTGATAAAAGTCTGCACAACCTGCCATGTGGCCCATTGGGTGTACCAGATGCTTCCTCTTTAGATATTCTTGATGGTGCACGCTACCTCTAGGGCTCATCGGACCGTACTCGCAGCAACATCTTGGGCGCAAATTTAGCTCCTTGcttattcaaaagaaaaaaagaagaaaaaaacttttttttttttttttttttttttttttttttttttttctaatacttaaaaataaattatattaaaatagggCTGGACAACCCAAATTAATCACAAAGAAAGTAAATACTATAAACATAAGTATACAAAGACAATACTTCCGAAGATATGAATCTATTAATTTGTGGAATTCGAGTAACCAGTGAAAATGGTAAAAGGtgtataaataattaaaaagcttCTTGATTCTTCACCTTTGGTTAATATCTCTCAAGTGGGCACTTCTTAGACTCTTATAtgagacatgttacatgcatATCACTTGTATATTTTTGcacatcacttttttaaatcaattattagatCTGTAAGACTTACATGTGAATCATTGTGGGTCCATATCACATCACAGATCCGGCGTCAGTGGAGACTATCGTCCTTAGGAACCCCATTATAGTAGGCAGCCACCAGAAACCATCGGACATCACCAATCACGATTTGAAAGACGAAGCGTGGTCCACATGCACAGCTGCCCAAGGAGAAGATCCTTAGCGCGTACTGGCCGCGCGCCAGCCACCGAGGTCCGATTGATCCCCTAAACAAGACTACTCTTTAAATGATGAAGTCGCACATGATAATAATGAATGCATGTTGATATTAATTAGTATAATGTGTCTTAGCTTAAATTGCGCCAACCGGAGTAACTAAATGAGCACGTGCAAGCAGTAAATACAGAACATGCCACAATTAATTGCACCAAATTTCGTGCACATgcaaactatatataatatatatactacacTCATTGAAAGTTTGAAGACCAAACatacttaaaaaaatacttctttGGCACAGAAAATTTCGAGAGAGACAAGAGGCCTTAACAACGTacaattttgaaacaaaaataagagaagTCATTAATGATATATGTTTGATCTTGAATTTGATCGCTCTCAAGCTCCATATCACGAATGTTTGTGAGAGAAGAAATTGAAATAAGCTTAGAGACTTGTCGGAATTGCTGACGGAAAAATGATTCCGATGATGAAGTAAAATATGGCGttttgagaaaaagaagaaaagcaacATGCTAGAGCAGCATATATAGTAGTGTAGAGAATTACATGCAATGGTTGAGGATTAGGTCTGggaatttaaaataatttaagcaGATGATTGTGAAACTCTACTTATGGGATTCatttgactaaataaaaataggGCTGCCCAACCAGTACGTATCCGGTCAGGTGGGTTCCATAAGTGATCTCTTATAACCATCTGTccgaattttttaaaattcggataaataatttaagaggatcCTAGCTAATCCGGGCCTCTTTCCATATATCAAGCATCATTTTCCATGCATCACTATATATGGCCAGGTGTCACTACTGGGTTGGGCATATATTTAGCTATGCGTGAGCTTGACTTACGTTACGTAATGAGGTCCCATGCTAGGTGTTGTTCGTGGGTTGGATATTTGCCTAGGGAATAACATAATGAGTTGTGTTATTTGCACGTACATACATTGTACACACATTAACAATGGGTGTGAGACCCATGTGGGTTGGACCCCACATCCATTGTGAGTTTGTCTGCAATATGTGTACAAAGTACgtatgtacaaatatcattttcctaaCATAATCACATCCTTAATTACCAGTTGCCCCCAACATGTTGTAGATGTCACTCGATTCATTGCCAGAATATAGGGAACATTATGGCGAAACAAGTATTTCTTGTGGCAAACCTCCCTTACATCGGGAAAAGGATTCTGGATAGTTTCAATTTTATGGTTATCACTTAAAATTTGTGTATCTAACTGTATATATGAAACcatatcatttatttttattttcttttattttttaaaaaatggcaaCATTAACATTGTGTACACCGTTAGATGTACCAACATTGAAATGGAGAGATGTTGTCCATGTAATGGGCTAGCCAACCATCATGGGCCATTAGGGCTGGTAGTTCGGATCTAGTCTCTAAGGCCAAATTCTTGTCCTCCGTTGGGACTTGGGATTGATCGGGTTGATAATTGGTATGTCAATGTTGGATGAGAATCatctacaattatttattcgaatttgagagaattcaaggCAAGTGAATGTGATAGATCATTTATGGGACCCACCTAACCAGATAAAAGGTTAGGTATCGCAACTTTTATTTGGTGATGTGGGTTTCATgagtagtctctcacaatcatctgtttaaattctctcaaatttaaacaaataattatcgACGATATCCTTATAATTAATCCAACTACTACGGTTTCTCCGCAACACGCAACTATTCAAAGTACAAATAATTACAGAAATATGATTCAGAAATACAAAAAAGAGTTAACTAAAGTGGTGAGAAAGCGTTGAGTGGTCAGAatatattttgaagttaatttgAACTGAATTGGCAGTAAATTGATAGTTATCATGTGAAGTAAATCAAAAGGGTTAATGACTAAACAAATACTTTATTTTAATCCGCAAATCATGCACGCAATTCCTCTTGGGAAATTGGGAGCTCCTAATTTGACccacttaattaattatttacttaacaACATCCTTTAGTACTCCTGATAAACAAATCTAAGTAAGTTCGAAAGATTACGTATTGTTTTGGGATAATAAAGCAAATCAAATCCAAAGTCGAATATTGCTAGGAATAAATGTCAATTCttcggaagaaaaaaaataaagaacctaGGAACTGCTCATAATGTGTATTGGGAATAGCTTGAGATCCATTGGTTGGGATTCTAAAgcttattattataaaaaaatgtttagtggtttaatattattattagtacATAACATATATTCCAAGTGATTGGGAATCATACCAAGTTAGTATTTTTGCATAACACTTGGAATAACCATTGTTATTGCCGATGAGAAAATGACTGTCCTAAGACAATTTCAtttcacatttttctattttcaatataaactctttatttttctaatagaatagctattccgaATCCCAAAGATGGGGATTAAGTAGTAATATTTAGTTTTATGTAAACTTTGTGCAATCCTAATCTACTTTTAAGGTTGTAGCTAGAAAGTTTGTTTCAATATTTAGGATTTGTGTAAAGGTTGTCTACTAAAAAAACCAATTGCTGATGGCTATTTTTCTTGGACAAGACAAAGCGAGCCCACATTTCATTGCACTGATTACTCGCAGTGCTTTCGCTCAAGAAGTTCCCATTCGGCCGCATGCATGAGCCTCGAGTTTCTCTTTAGCCTGCTATTAGTAGGATGAGCTTGACCGGGAAATTGATGAGATGGCAGCAGCATTGGCAGCTGAGACAAGACCATCCAAAGACCCTTCATCGTCCAAACCTGCTCAGCCGACTTTGACAGATGTGATGGCACGTCTGGATTAATTGGATGGAGCAGGATTTCCTAGGTTGCTGATAGAGGATCTCATTGATTGTGTCCTTTCCTGACAAAAAAgggagtagttttttttttttttttttttgtattattttgtgattttgtgTGAGTTTGATATGGATGTTTTGGATATAGATGTGGTTCATTTCATTTTCCTACAGCAGTGTAAAATAGGAAGTAGTTCGGTTTTACTGGTTTGATAGGGTTACTTATTATTTCACTTGGGTTGTATTTTGATGTTTTGTCACCGAGTTGCCGATGACTTTCAGCCTCTTACGAATTTGGTAGATCATCACTAGTGAGTTCATTGGTGTGTCGAAGTTCCGAGTTGCAAGTTGCAAGTTGCAACCATCGAGTTCGTTCGTAAAGGAGATTCCATAAAAGAAGGCCAGAATTCTAGAGCCGTTGGGGCAGGAGACAAACGGGTTGTTTGCTGAGATTGCAATGTTTTTGCAAGTATAGTCTAACTATAACAAATTATTCTTCTATAATTGATTTTTCTACAGCAGATGAAACTGCAGAGTGACTTTGTGCTACCGATACAACCATGTTAAAATGGTGAAGGGGCTCTTGTTTTGCCATAAACAAAAAGAATCAATTTAATACTGCACATAATATAACTCATATTGCAGCATAGAAGTTTACATATATCCATTGTCCCCCCCCTAGAGATTTCCATGGCTCCAGACAAAACTTCTGAGTAAAATGACAATTGCAGGAAACTAaaatgaactatatatataatcgaCAGCAACGTTGGAGAAGAGAATTTGGGATCAACGCTGATTTTTTTTAGCATTAGAGGAAGGCGCACGTTCTTTGCTTGCGTAGCTTCTTCTTTGGTTTTCGTGGCCTCAAAGCAATCTTTATTGCAGCATCAAAGACAACCTTCACATTCTGCAAAACCAGAAGAACCAAGACATGAGTGGAATTAACTTTGTTAAGTTTTCCTTGAAAACAAAATGGAAGAACATTAAGGTTGTTATCTTAATTTGGACATGATATAGGTAGAGATACCTGCTGAGTTTTGGAACTGCACTCTATGTAAGCGACTGCACCGATCATCTTCTTCAATGCCTCGCCCTAATGAGTAATGATCATCAATCTCATGTCAACCCCGAAGATATTTTTGATTAAATGTAGTATGTAATATGTATAGCTTAATACTAATAGGGTCTACACATGTTTTATCCATGGATGACATGCCTGAGCAGTTGTTATTGCCGTTGCTCCAGGATGATCAGCCAAGAACTGCTTGTCTTCTCGCAAATCTGCAGTTAAAAGTTGTCCATGATAAGTATGGGGATGGGGTTACTGAGAGTTGAAGAACTTACACTGAAAAGATTAATGATCATCAAAAGTTGTCACATAGAAAGTTGATTAACTTGGTTATGaacaattatttaaaatatcgaaggaaagattttcatttcaattggcaccatttgaataaaaaatcaacaGACACGTCATAAGGTGGAAGCACATTTGGGGAACAAATTTCAGATGATCTATGAACACTCAAAACTAATTTCAGTAGAGAAATAGCAGTTCATATTAGGTAATAAGTAATAAGCATGCATTATATAAGCTTAATGGTTCTATAAATCATGATTTTACAGTCAGATTATCATTATATAAGCAGAACATGAAGTAGGTTTTGAAAATTTGTGAATTTTCCTTTGTACTCTGTTTCTTCTTCTAAGCATTTAACTTGAATTCATGAATATCTTGGAAAACTTTGTCATTATGGCAACAAGTTTTGAATGCAATGCGTCTAAAACTAAATTTTCTTACCAAGTTTGGTTCCCACAAGCACAATTGGTACATTGGGTGCATAATGCCTTAGCTCAGGGATCCACTGCTAGACATGAATCTCGCAGGTTATGAGATGATAATCTTAAGACaaaaatacttattaaaaaaaaaacagaaaaaagaaaattctggCAAGAGAGCAAATAACCTTTTTAGAGATGTTCTCATAACTGGCCTTGCTGATTAGAGAGAAGGCCAAAAGAAACACATCAGCTCCTCTGTAACTTAGAGGCCTTAGCCTGTTGTAATCTTCCTGTCctgttgtaatttgtaagatttatcttttaacttattttccttttaaaggACAAAGAAATGTAACCAAAACTGCATCTAACTCGGAATTACCTGCAGTATCCCATAGGCCAATGTTGACTATACTACCATCTACCACCACATTGGCACTGAAGTTGTCAAACACCGTTGGAACATAATCCTACCAAAaaggaaatggaaaaaaattggttttcatGATTGTTTTACTCATGTCATGATGATGGCCATGATCACTGTTTTCTGCACATAAATTGTTCAACGAGCAACCCCAGGGGGTTGGCGGCTCGAGTGGACGAGGTGTAAGCCAGTGCCTCGTGAAGCATCAGATTTGAAATCGACCATTTTTACCCAACCCGTGTGGAGAGAGGCGCTTTGCGCGGTGTTCCAGGATCTGGacacgaaaaaagaaaaagaaaaaaaggttccATGAACAACAGAAAGAATCATACCGTTGGAAAGGTGTTACTAGTGTAGGAAATGAGCATGCAAGTCTTTCCCACTGCGCCATCCCCCACTGTGACACACTTGATAAACCTGGCTGT
This DNA window, taken from Alnus glutinosa chromosome 5, dhAlnGlut1.1, whole genome shotgun sequence, encodes the following:
- the LOC133868442 gene encoding rac-like GTP-binding protein RAC13 encodes the protein MSTARFIKCVTVGDGAVGKTCMLISYTSNTFPTDYVPTVFDNFSANVVVDGSIVNIGLWDTAGQEDYNRLRPLSYRGADVFLLAFSLISKASYENISKKWIPELRHYAPNVPIVLVGTKLDLREDKQFLADHPGATAITTAQGEALKKMIGAVAYIECSSKTQQNVKVVFDAAIKIALRPRKPKKKLRKQRTCAFL